A genomic stretch from Apis cerana isolate GH-2021 linkage group LG7, AcerK_1.0, whole genome shotgun sequence includes:
- the LOC133666474 gene encoding uncharacterized protein LOC133666474 has translation MYPATVKIHFTAFRQNSYRALSDRAYRANYSPHGSSMAWRERLMRESMHSTLMFYSYLSPGLSLFTSIIHHKMDVETVIFTTKACSAPRFHSPREKTLLQALYLSTRWILSTLESKLTLDILKNWRMMPIISKKTRGD, from the exons ATGTATCCTGCTACCGTAAAGATTCATTTCACGGCGTTTCGCCAGAATTCATATCG agcTCTCTCGGACCGCGCATACCGTGCCAATTATTCTCCGCACGGAAGTTCCATGGCTTGGCGTGAGAGATTGATGCGAGAGTCGATGCACTCCACGCTTATGTTTTATTCATACCTTTCACCAGG tttatcattatttacaaGCATTATTCACCACAAAATGGACGTTGAAACTGTAATTTTCACGACGAAGGCGTGTTCCGCGCCTCGATTCCACTCTCCGCGTGAAAAAACTCTTCTACAAGCTCTATATTTATCAACACGTTGGATACTTTCGACGTTGGAGTCCAAACTAACCCTCGACATTCTTAAGAACTGGAGGATGATGcctataatttcgaaaaagacACGtggagattaa